One segment of Daphnia magna isolate NIES linkage group LG2, ASM2063170v1.1, whole genome shotgun sequence DNA contains the following:
- the LOC116917646 gene encoding LOW QUALITY PROTEIN: uncharacterized protein LOC116917646 (The sequence of the model RefSeq protein was modified relative to this genomic sequence to represent the inferred CDS: inserted 2 bases in 1 codon; deleted 2 bases in 1 codon), with product MLRARKKDVRIKPNRKLDKRSSRGMLYENEELRLRTIEINAEVERGQTDIKKLRRENDHLRREMWALRDEYERLEKLIKHLDLAGTGSEDHHHSQHASDGEGGGGTEREDDDDGDDDDRASPSINGRHSNSEASDDDDRDADEKEPGEGVAMAISRSKSQTAMTGDFRHSTSAPTASNCDLDAACYCNEAALATANCDRHRVGLSGAVYVECGNPVKDNIENYQKAYGRMPRRCSSAGAKVYVATQHFHPHVPSQTAAASSPVDASSRVCYESLSAVKSRYSTSGMEDEDGYAACSHPVRVDLRDFLHPVDHPSECANHFSMEASTSLMPPNTPPPPVPSPATTTIITTAIHHPVHGREGMEEAAEEGESSGVEADDEPSAHVSEAGGIPPDTPSEDGEFNLDHLVNIVRSFQQEQQLHQSGLVVATCSGSPPTPSTPDVLVEEAEDDAGSNYSSSPGTSGMATIKRRPISGGNQQQQQQQQRLRQMAIVEKEPASPLAMDAASGTIRPSRAIAESSSTDIGVGDNGGSSAYAQQAGRVAGWSSMPQRRNSFSSSSSSSASGSPTAIHSSTVVFLNNNNNNTHNINNNKKLAGSSGYLGRGGVVQGPDTTIAVTAASFSTTTTTTIDGIVVTSSRKSTSPIRIVHPPRVLPVPPPLSSYDVPRALQPPMALTNHGHPFGGALSRRRADETNRGLGDANCLSVYPLPDGDASASLLRLHAVDPHTVSFDLKDVAAARSITVQEVIDQLEQQLDPTRCHVRGVRMLAGSLFFISLDSVRSLQYLLRHSFRLRGHRVRLTDVSAQTWIVSLSGVPHYISDATVSLLLAAFGTIIGDVERRFFHGVDTGERLVRFRLKAHAKLPKHITVGGCRIQVRRMSPAPNASQRDHSGGGGFGSSCGNTSFPTGMNRRVQLESQNDAENSDFAFSSTAPEPGTSSAMAAESHYGTIQSASAEMGRKYMPKIGRSFEYRSQLRVDLRMSAEVPVPSLLNDEPASSXRGHRASVAAASRVPPTPNCLLCEQQQQQTAPALSTPAGLQPQIRPQLAPPSTSQTMVIHRCRHHESPAVSSPVGQGVPVAAAAPVPPAEGRVHRESPPKSRVSVNFDETAAISSGSRINSGTGTGRPSNSKTSTSTSSNGILRKSVSGEEPSTESGNDGSNSATGFGESGQAKGKNGLRLAAAKKTARSFSLVDTFRVNKERRKPVVRVETVIENTSAANPEEGVRTLVVRRDSTESSSRSSRSSRKSNELPWCGCWGNGCL from the exons ATGTTACGCGCCCGTAAAAAGGATGTGCGTATCAAGCCCAACCGGAAGCTGGACAAGCGTTCGTCGCGTGGCATGCTCTACGAGAATGAAGAGCTTCGCCTCCGCACGATCGAGATCAACGCCGAAGTGGAGCGCGGACAGACGGACATAAAAAAACTGCGCAGGGAGAACGACCATCTTCGGCGTGAGATGTGGGCTCTGCGCGACGAGTACGAACGGCTGGAGAAACTCATCAAACACCTGGATCTGGCCGGCACAGGATCGGAGGATCATCATCACAGTCAGCATGCGTCCGATGGTGAGGGCGGAGGTGGAACAGAAAGGGAAGACGACGATGacggtgatgatgatgatcgaGCTAGTCCAAGTATCAATGGTCGTCATAGCAATTCGGAAGCTAGCGATGATGACGACAGGGATGCGGACGAAAAGGAGCCGGGCGAAGGAGTAGCGATGGCTATAAGTCGAAGCAAATCGCAAACGGCCATGACAGGTGACTTCCGACATTCGACATCAGCTCCGACAGCTTCCAATTGCGATCTGGATGCCGCTTGTTATTGCAATGAAGCCGCGCTGGCTACGGCTAATTGCGACCGTCATCGGGTCGGACTGAGCGGAGCTGTTTACGTCGAGTGCGGCAATCCAGTCAAGGACAACATCGAGAATTATCAGAAAGCTTACGGAAGAATGCCGCGCCGGTGCAGTTCGGCCGGTGCTAAAGTGTACGTGGCTACTCAGCACTTTCATCCGCACGTACCTTCTCAGACGGCGGCCGCTTCGTCGCCGGTGGACGCCAGCAGTCGGGTGTGCTACGAGAGCCTGTCGGCGGTGAAAAGCCGGTACAGCACGAGCGGCATGGAAGACGAGGACGGATACGCGGCTTGTTCGCATCCGGTGCGCGTCGACTTGCGTGATTTCCTTCATCCTGTCGATCATCCGTCCGAGTGTGCCAATCATTTTTCGATGGAAGCGAGTACGAGTTTGATGCCTCCGAACACTCCCCCGCCGCCCGTTCCGTCCCCGGCTACCACCACCATCATCACGACGGCCATCCACCACCCGGTGCACGGCCGAGAAGGGATGGAGGAGGCGGCTGAGGAAGGTGAAAGCAGCGGCGTTGAAGCAGACGACGAGCCTTCGGCTCACGTCAGCGAGGCAGGAGGCATTCCACCGGATACGCCCAGCGAGGATGGGGAATTTAATTTGGATCATCTGGTCAATATTGTCCGGAGCTTCCAGCAGGAACAGCAGCTGCACCAGAGCGGATTGGTGGTGGCCACCTGTTCGGGCTCGCCACCGACGCCGTCGACGCCAGACGTCTTGGTGGAGGAGGCCGAGGATGATGCGGGTAGCAATTACTCTTCCAGTCCTGGAACGAGTGGAATGGCCACTATCAAACGTCGGCCCATTTCTGGTGGCaatcagcagcaacagcagcaacagcagcgacTTCGGCAGATGGCCATCGTCGAAAAAGAGCCGGCCAGCCCGTTGGCAATGGATGCGGCCTCAGGCACAATACGTCCATCAAGAGCCATAGCGGAATCGAGTTCGACGGATATCGGCGTTGGCGATAACGGCGGATCGTCAGCCTACGCACAACAGGCCGGAAGAGTTGCTGGATGGTCGTCGATGCCGCAACGCCGGAATTCCTTTTCatcttcgtcgtcgtcgtcggcTTCCGGC TCCCCGACGGCCATCCATTCCAGCACGGTCGTCttcctcaacaacaacaacaacaacacccacaacatcaacaacaataaGAAATTGGCCGGAAGTAGCGGCTATTTGGGGCGTGGTGGCGTCGTTCAAGGTCCCGATACAACCATCGCCGTTACGGCCGCCAGTTTctcgacgacgacgacgacgaccaTTGACGGCATTGTCGTCACATCGAGCCGCAAAAGCACATCACCCATCCGCATCGTTCATCCGCCGCGCGTCTTACCTGTTCCGCCGCCCCTTTCCAGTTACGACGTTCCTCGAGCGCTGCAACCGCCGATGGCGCTGACCAATCACGGCCATCCCTTCGGCGGAGCGTTGAGCCGACGGCGAGCGGACGAAACGAACCGAGGCCTTGGCGATGCAAACTGTTTGAGCGTCTACCCACTGCCGGACGGCGATGCGTCCGCATCGCTGCTCCGCCTCCACGCCGTCGATCCTCACACGGTCAGCTTCGATTTGAAGGACGTGGCGGCGGCGCGGTCCATCACCGTTCAGGAGGTGATCGATCAGCTGGAACAGCAGCTGGATCCGACTCGTTGTCATGTGCGCGGTGTCCGCATGTTGGCTGGATCGCTTTTCTTTATTAGTCTCGACTCGGTCCGCTCACTCCAATATCTGCTGCGCCATTCGTTTCGCCTCAGGGGTCACAGGGTCCGTCTGACCGACGTTTCGGCCCAGACGTGGATTGTCTCACTTAGCGGTGTGCCGCACTACATCAGCGACGCCACCGTCTCGTTGCTCTTGGCTGCCTTCGGGACCATTATAGGTGACGTCGAGCGTCGTTTCTTTCACGGTGTCGACACCGGCGAGCGGCTCGTCCGGTTCCGTTTGAAAGCGCACGCCAAGTTGCCCAAACACATCACCGTCGGAGGTTGTCGGATTCAAGTGCGCCGCATGTCGCCGGCACCGAATGCGTCGCAGCGCGACCACTCCGGTGGCGGCGGTTTCGGATCGAGTTGCGGCAACACATCGTTTCCGACCGGAATGAACCGACGCGTCCAACTCGAGTCGCAAAACGATGCGGAGAACTCGGATTTCGCTTTCAGTTCCACGGCGCCCGAGCCAGGGACGTCGTCGGCGATGGCGGCCGAGAGCCATTACGGAACTATACAATCGGCGTCGGCGGAAATGGGACGAAAGTACATGCCGAAAATCGGCCGTTCATTCGAGTACAGAAGTCAACTGCGAGTTGATTTGAGGATGTCGGCTGAAGTGCCTGTCCCTTCTCTTTTGAACGACGAACCGGCGTCGTC CCGGGGCCATCGTGCCTCTGTGGCTGCGGCCAGTCGAGTCCCTCCGACGCCCAATTGCCTGTTGTgcgaacagcagcaacagcagacgGCCCCTGCGCTTTCAACGCCAGCCGGTTTACAGCCACAGATAAGGCCGCAACTGGCACCACCTTCAACATCGCAGACGATGGTCATCCATCGATGCCGACATCACGAATCGCCCGCTGTATCTTCTCCAGTTGGACAGGGCGTTCCAGTGGCGGCAGCTGCCCCTGTGCCACCGGCTGAAGGTCGAGTGCATCGCGAATCACCACCAAAGTCGCGTGTGTCCGTCAACTTTGACGAGACGGCAGCCATATCGTCCGGAAGTCGAATCAACTCCGGGACCGGAACCGGTCGTCCAAGTAATTCGAAAACATCCACGTCGACATCGTCTAATGGGATCCTACGAAAGAGCGTATCTGGCGAAGAGCCTTCGACTGAGAGCGGAAATGACGGAAGCAACTCAGCGACCGGATTCGGTGAAAGCGGCCAAGCCAAAGGCAAGAACGGACTTCGGCTGGCCGCTGCAAAAAAGACGGCGCGGAGCTTCTCGTTAGTCGACACCTTCCGCGTCAATAAGGAGCGTCGCAAGCCCGTCGTCCGCGTCGAAACAGTCATCGAAAACACGTCGGCTGCCAATCCGGAGGAAGGCGTACGGACGCTCGTCGTTCGACGGGATTCGACCGAAAGCAGCAGCCGGAGTAGCCGGAGCAGCCGCAAGAGCAACGAACTGCCTTGGTGCGGATGTTGGGGCAACGGGTGTCTCTAA